A region of Streptomyces sp. WMMC500 DNA encodes the following proteins:
- a CDS encoding alpha-L-fucosidase, whose protein sequence is MAARLSNRTRRRAPVPRWRALCAALVLALAAGLLAAPAAQGEVRHPRQEWLRDSTAGLFLHWGMFTAPRHLDCAEWERDVTEGGWSADYWVDEAKKLGASYIVLATFHSRLGYARPWPSQIPGSCATERDLLGELVEAGKEQDVKIIMYMTDDPQWHNEQGVETLDSAAYSAHRGEDVDLTTRRGFGMYSYDLFFELMENYPDLSGFWIDNDNEYWEENDLYEQIRERRPDWLLSNNNEDTPIMDTVSNEQKTGMTPSYDYPAAVTVPMPRLTEADYKLPTTGDWWYDGGDHEVDYRLNTGRYVTNAGSSIKSLMAETPMVNGKMPAQQEEFNDFMGRWVEPVRESVYGVEGGGYMHGGMQPGFWNDGAHGVVTVGRGEDGDRAQYVHVVTRPRTDTVRLRDIGYTVTGVTDVRTGEEMRFSQSGGHLSILDIRDWDPYDTVFKVTTDGRRPFYDASGVAATASSARAGHPAADLADGDFETYWDSDAELPVSVTLDLGARKRATSLAVNQREWSPTHARSTFGRPEDSARIKDYRVYASADGKRWKEVRAGAMRSARGVQSIDIGDQHARYLKLEVRSLWGGPQAPQFHNQLRIDEIQVAYGRPRPTGTPLPLEAEARDNRLRGGARVVDCGACSGGHRVVGLGGGARSSVTYRDVEVPEDGDYRLQLDHAAQAATSLSVSVNGAAPVEVPVAGSNAEVPESTAVSVPLKGGANTVKVFSTARSGPGLDRIAVAPLPPASYTPQTRLTVEPHGLQWVGPGQRSMTVTAQLRLDDDEQLDGVVLAPRLPDGWTADGGPATARSLRLGERLEASWTVTSPPGQDVGPTDIPVTADFEVLAREKSVSDEVAVRPLPADRVWAREAEDSANDLGSTGITGCGPCSGDEKVRNIGGSPEAAVTFPDVTVDEGGERTLYLDYTVNGTRSFHVSVNGGPPVEATVTDVGNNTPRTTSVPVTLKPGTNTIKVSNDAESAPDLDRLSLG, encoded by the coding sequence ATGGCAGCACGGCTTTCGAACCGCACCCGGCGCAGAGCACCGGTCCCCCGGTGGCGCGCCCTGTGCGCGGCGCTCGTCCTGGCGCTGGCCGCCGGCCTCCTTGCCGCCCCCGCCGCCCAGGGCGAGGTCCGGCACCCGCGGCAGGAGTGGCTGCGCGACTCCACCGCGGGGCTCTTCCTGCACTGGGGCATGTTCACCGCGCCCAGGCACCTGGACTGCGCGGAGTGGGAGCGCGACGTCACCGAGGGCGGCTGGAGCGCCGACTACTGGGTGGACGAGGCGAAGAAGCTCGGCGCCTCCTATATCGTGCTGGCGACCTTCCACAGCCGGCTGGGCTACGCCCGTCCCTGGCCCTCACAGATACCCGGAAGCTGCGCCACCGAGCGCGACCTACTCGGCGAGCTGGTCGAGGCCGGCAAGGAGCAGGACGTCAAGATCATCATGTATATGACCGACGACCCGCAGTGGCACAACGAACAGGGCGTCGAGACCCTCGACTCGGCCGCCTACTCGGCCCACAGGGGCGAGGACGTCGACCTGACCACCCGCCGCGGCTTCGGCATGTACAGCTACGACCTGTTCTTCGAGCTGATGGAGAACTACCCGGATCTGTCGGGCTTCTGGATCGACAACGACAACGAGTACTGGGAGGAGAACGACCTCTACGAGCAGATCCGCGAGCGCCGGCCGGACTGGCTGCTGAGCAACAACAACGAGGACACGCCGATCATGGACACGGTCAGCAACGAGCAGAAGACCGGCATGACGCCCTCGTACGACTACCCGGCGGCCGTCACCGTGCCCATGCCCCGGCTGACCGAGGCCGACTACAAGCTGCCGACCACCGGCGACTGGTGGTACGACGGCGGCGACCACGAGGTCGACTACCGGTTGAACACCGGCCGCTACGTCACCAACGCCGGCTCCTCCATCAAGTCGCTGATGGCCGAGACGCCGATGGTGAACGGGAAGATGCCTGCCCAGCAGGAGGAGTTCAACGACTTCATGGGCCGGTGGGTCGAGCCCGTCCGGGAGTCGGTGTATGGCGTCGAGGGCGGCGGCTACATGCACGGCGGCATGCAGCCGGGCTTCTGGAACGACGGCGCCCACGGCGTGGTCACCGTCGGCCGCGGTGAGGACGGCGACCGCGCCCAGTACGTCCACGTGGTGACCCGGCCCCGCACCGACACCGTCCGGCTGCGCGACATCGGCTACACCGTCACGGGCGTGACCGACGTGCGCACGGGCGAAGAGATGCGCTTCAGCCAGTCCGGCGGCCACCTGTCGATCCTGGACATCCGCGACTGGGACCCGTACGACACCGTCTTCAAGGTCACCACCGACGGCCGCCGGCCCTTCTACGACGCCTCCGGAGTCGCCGCCACCGCCTCGTCCGCGCGGGCGGGCCACCCGGCCGCCGACCTCGCCGACGGCGACTTCGAGACGTACTGGGACAGCGACGCCGAGCTGCCCGTCTCCGTCACGCTGGACCTCGGCGCGCGCAAGCGCGCCACCTCGCTGGCGGTGAACCAGCGCGAGTGGTCCCCGACGCACGCCCGGTCCACTTTCGGCCGCCCCGAGGACTCCGCGCGCATCAAGGACTACCGCGTCTACGCCAGCGCCGACGGCAAGCGCTGGAAGGAGGTGCGCGCCGGCGCGATGCGCAGCGCCCGCGGGGTGCAGTCCATCGACATCGGCGACCAGCACGCCCGCTACCTGAAGCTGGAGGTGCGCAGCCTGTGGGGCGGCCCGCAGGCGCCGCAGTTCCACAACCAGTTGCGCATCGACGAGATCCAGGTCGCCTACGGCCGGCCCCGGCCCACCGGCACCCCGCTGCCGCTGGAGGCGGAGGCGCGGGACAACCGGCTGCGCGGCGGAGCGCGCGTCGTCGACTGCGGCGCCTGCTCCGGCGGCCACCGGGTCGTGGGCCTCGGTGGAGGGGCACGCAGCTCCGTGACCTACCGCGACGTCGAGGTCCCCGAGGACGGCGACTACCGCCTCCAGCTCGACCACGCCGCGCAGGCCGCCACCTCGCTTTCGGTGAGCGTCAACGGTGCGGCGCCGGTGGAGGTCCCGGTCGCCGGCAGCAATGCGGAGGTGCCGGAGAGCACCGCGGTCTCCGTGCCGCTGAAGGGCGGCGCCAACACGGTGAAGGTCTTCAGCACCGCCCGCTCGGGACCCGGCCTGGACCGGATCGCGGTCGCGCCGCTGCCCCCGGCCTCGTACACGCCGCAGACGAGGCTGACGGTGGAGCCCCACGGCCTGCAGTGGGTCGGGCCCGGGCAGCGCTCCATGACGGTGACCGCACAGCTCCGGCTCGACGACGACGAGCAGCTCGACGGCGTCGTCCTCGCCCCGCGGCTGCCGGACGGCTGGACCGCGGACGGCGGCCCCGCGACGGCCCGCTCGCTCCGCCTCGGCGAGAGGCTTGAGGCGAGTTGGACCGTGACCTCCCCGCCCGGCCAGGACGTCGGCCCGACCGACATCCCGGTCACGGCGGACTTCGAGGTGCTGGCCCGTGAGAAGAGCGTGTCGGACGAGGTGGCGGTGCGGCCGCTGCCCGCGGACCGGGTCTGGGCGCGCGAGGCCGAGGACTCGGCCAACGACCTCGGCAGCACCGGCATCACCGGCTGCGGGCCCTGCTCCGGCGACGAGAAGGTCCGCAACATCGGCGGCAGCCCCGAGGCCGCGGTGACCTTCCCCGACGTCACCGTGGACGAGGGCGGCGAGCGCACGCTGTACCTCGACTACACGGTCAACGGCACGCGCTCGTTCCACGTCTCCGTCAACGGCGGCCCGCCGGTGGAGGCGACGGTGACGGACGTCGGCAACAACACGCCGCGTACGACGTCGGTGCCGGTAACGCTCAAACCGGGCACCAACACGATCAAGGTCTCCAACGACGCGGAGTCCGCGCCCGACCTCGACCGGCTCTCCCTCGGCTAG